DNA from Prunus persica cultivar Lovell chromosome G6, Prunus_persica_NCBIv2, whole genome shotgun sequence:
GCTCACTGAAGTATGTTCTTGTTCTCTTCCCCCCTCACTTCAAATTTCCCCTTTTCCTATCACTTCTCTTACCAAAGAAAACTTCCTTGTGCAGGATGACAGCAGAGTTAATGATTACATGGAGTCACAGCCAGACATAAACCCAAAGATGAGATCAATCCTCATAGACTGGTTGGTAGAAGTTCACAGGAAATTTGAACTGATGCCTGAAACCTTCTACCTGACTGTGAACATAATTGATCGATACTTGTCAAAGAAGATCGTTTCTAGGAGGGAACTTCAGCTAGTTGGTATTAGTTCTATGGTTATAGCATCCAAATATGAGGAAATCTGGGCCCCACAGGTAATGTTCTCTTATTCAgttgttttatgaattattcATAGTTGATTTCAAActtctatattttttaatctGAAAATGGGTTCTTGATATGCAGGTCAATGACTTTGTTTGCTTATCAGACTATGCATACACTGGTGATCAGATACTTCTGATGGAGAAAGCAATTCTGGGGAAGTTGGAATGGTACCTGACAGTTCCTACCCCATATGTCTTCCTGTCTAGATACATCAAAGCCTCTGTTTCACCTGGTGAAGAGGTACTTATTTCACCATGACAATATAACCATGCATATTTTAAGCTCTATTTTTAGTGAAGTAACATATACTAATTTGATTCTCTTACGTTTGTGTAATGCAGGTGAAGAATATGGTTTTCTTTCTAGCTGAGCTCGGAATTATGCATTATCCAACTACTACTCGGTACTCTCCATCCCTGATAGCTGCTGCAGCTGTCTATGCTGCACGTTGCACCCTCAACAAAGCTCCTTTCTGGACTGAAACTCTGAAGCACCACACTGGCTTCTCTGAAGAACAGTTAAGGTAATGTCTTCTTCTATACATAAGTTATAACCCTCTTcagttataaattataattagcaTATTTGCAGTCAATATTTACTAATTGTGAAGTGTTGTGTTCTTTTGTCATACAACAGGGATTGCGCCAAACTCCTGGTGGGCTTTCACTTGAAAGCTGCAGAAAGCAACCTTCAAGCAGTTTATCGGAAATTCTCGAAGCCTGAACATGGTGCCGTTGCTCTTTTCACTCCGGCCAAGAGTTTTCagtcctcatcttcttcttgagCTGATTCAAGTGTTGTGTTTATGTTGAGTCTTGTTTACTTTTTGTAGACAAAAGCACCCATATCCCCATATGTGCCCATATTTCCATATGTGCTAGTGGTGTTTTTAGATTGAGTAATGAGTATGAGAAGATTCTCACAACCGTATTGTTCTAAAATACAAAACATAGTTACGTTTCTGCTGATTCAGATTGTGTATTAGATAGATAAGATCAGCTGCAGAGGCTAATGGTCCAATTGCTGCAAGCTCTATTCTTTGTATTCTTTGTAAGGAGTTTCTTACTTGGATTTGGATAGAAATCAAAAATATTAATGCATTAGAAAACAATTGATTGGAGTAGACGAAATACTGAAAAGTAATGTTCCTTCTACAGTATTAATTTCCATGTTGCATGTGAGAGAGACTTTTGTCTGAAATGAACCAAATGAGAAATTACTTGAAGTGTGTATGCAAGCAGCAATAATGCAACTTCGCATTACATCCtagtaaaaattgaaaatgtttaaaataaaaacaaaatacgcacttttccctcttttcttacttttcattctttttcttctcttatttCTGTttacataataaatttaaaatagagCAAGACTTGACTTCTTAAAATTGAGGACCAGCTTCTCCTTAAAATATTGACAAAGTTTCAACAAAAATGTataaagaaatattaaaataatttaacacATGTCAAAACCATTGATTGTAAAATAATACAATATACCTAAAAATGATAAAGACCACTTAACCCTaatcaaaatcacaaaattgtCTTAGGAATGAAAAAATGTGTGGGTCCCACCTCAAAATCTGTAATCACATCCCCTCAAGACGAGGAATTGGATCAAATAAGGAGGGGTAGTTGATCTGATTCCCATTCCATTTTTCCCTACCTTCTaaaaatacccttaccacTTTAAGATAATTACAA
Protein-coding regions in this window:
- the LOC18773524 gene encoding G2/mitotic-specific cyclin S13-7, whose product is MEHARAAVLPQQPRGNDKVKNEAQRRNRRVLGDIGNNLEAGRIVEGKPPVQISRPITRSFHAQLLAKAQQAQAEKNHVNPVLPVVEDKKRGPAKKAAVVVAPKKAIEKPKSETVVVISSDERVKDKPVNQCKPVDGPSRKEVKTLTSILTARSKAMAGGVNIKPKEKIVDFDSADVNDELAVVEYIDDLYQFYKLTEDDSRVNDYMESQPDINPKMRSILIDWLVEVHRKFELMPETFYLTVNIIDRYLSKKIVSRRELQLVGISSMVIASKYEEIWAPQVNDFVCLSDYAYTGDQILLMEKAILGKLEWYLTVPTPYVFLSRYIKASVSPGEEVKNMVFFLAELGIMHYPTTTRYSPSLIAAAAVYAARCTLNKAPFWTETLKHHTGFSEEQLRDCAKLLVGFHLKAAESNLQAVYRKFSKPEHGAVALFTPAKSFQSSSSS